The following coding sequences are from one Gemmatimonadaceae bacterium window:
- a CDS encoding DinB family protein — translation MTIAETLLPEFDEEMASTRRLLDRVPTEKGQWKPHPKSFSLGHLTQLVCWMPGWITNTLTETELNLTGASPYSYEKTEDLLAMFDRNVREARAAIAASKDTDYDIDWSLKVGDRVVLTQPRRAIVRNHINHLIHHRGQLTVYLRLIDIPLPSIYGPTADERPVGF, via the coding sequence ATGACGATTGCTGAGACACTGCTCCCGGAGTTCGATGAGGAGATGGCGTCAACCCGCAGACTCCTGGACCGCGTGCCGACTGAAAAGGGTCAATGGAAGCCGCACCCGAAGTCGTTCTCGCTTGGGCATCTCACCCAGCTGGTATGCTGGATGCCCGGGTGGATCACGAACACCCTGACGGAGACAGAGCTCAACCTCACCGGGGCGTCGCCTTACAGCTACGAAAAAACGGAAGATCTGCTCGCGATGTTCGACCGGAACGTGCGGGAGGCGCGGGCTGCAATCGCGGCAAGCAAGGACACGGACTACGACATCGACTGGTCGCTCAAAGTCGGCGACCGCGTTGTGCTCACTCAGCCGCGGCGCGCAATCGTTCGCAATCACATCAATCATCTGATCCACCACCGTGGCCAGCTCACCGTATATCTGCGACTGATCGACATCCCGTTGCCGTCGATATACGGACCGACTGCCGACGAGCGCCCGGTCGGGTTCTAG